A single region of the Kocuria rosea genome encodes:
- a CDS encoding IclR family transcriptional regulator, with protein MANSPTGESVLERADRILAAFTAEDSRLTGGRIAALTGLPTATAHRLARDMARQGWLERVEGGHYVVGTRLWELVNRSSRELGLARAARPFMGDIHAVLRQHVQLGIVEGREVLLVERLSHPRAVPVRSEVAGRLPLHLSATGLVLLAHAPQDYQEEYLQGPLTAFTELSPTEPAVLAAELERIRGAGHALQTGYLEAGTAGIAVPVRGRGDQVVAGLGVITPAGDPAARAGAIVQALHTAAHGIRRTLRDAPR; from the coding sequence ATGGCGAACTCACCCACCGGGGAGTCCGTGCTCGAGCGGGCGGACCGGATCCTCGCGGCGTTCACGGCGGAGGACTCCCGGCTGACCGGGGGCCGGATCGCGGCCCTCACCGGGCTGCCCACCGCCACCGCGCACCGGCTCGCCCGGGACATGGCCCGCCAGGGCTGGCTCGAGCGGGTGGAGGGCGGGCACTACGTGGTCGGCACCCGGCTGTGGGAGCTGGTCAACCGCTCCTCGCGCGAGCTCGGTCTGGCGCGCGCCGCCCGCCCCTTCATGGGCGACATCCACGCGGTGCTGCGCCAGCACGTGCAGCTCGGCATCGTGGAGGGCCGCGAGGTGCTGCTCGTGGAGCGGCTCTCCCACCCCCGGGCGGTGCCCGTCCGGTCGGAGGTGGCCGGCCGGCTGCCCCTGCACCTGTCGGCCACGGGCCTCGTGCTGCTGGCGCACGCCCCCCAGGACTACCAGGAGGAGTACCTGCAGGGGCCCCTCACCGCCTTCACCGAGCTCTCGCCGACCGAGCCCGCGGTGCTGGCCGCGGAGCTCGAGCGGATCCGCGGCGCGGGCCACGCCCTGCAGACCGGCTATCTCGAGGCCGGCACGGCGGGCATCGCCGTCCCCGTGCGGGGGCGCGGCGACCAGGTGGTGGCGGGCCTGGGCGTCATCACCCCGGCGGGCGACCCGGCCGCGCGGGCCGGGGCGATCGTCCAGGCGCTGCACACCGCGGCGCACGGCATCCGCCGGACCCTGCGGGACGCCCCGCGCTGA
- a CDS encoding 4-hydroxybenzoate 3-monooxygenase, giving the protein MSAQRTVLSTQVGIVGGGPAGLMLAHLLGRAGIDSIVVEKRDKDTIHATHRAGILEAPTVRMLTDSGVDGRVLTEGHEHEGTVLRFEGESHRIDFKELVGESVWLYPQNEVFLDLADARERDGGDVRWSVTDTEVVDLTTDRPGIRFTDAAGEDFEIRCEILVGADGSQSICRRAIPEQERTDNFIEYPFAWFGILAEAPPSAPELIYSNSEHGFALISQRSGTVQRMYFQCDPEEDVDDWGDERIWAELQRRIEGSDGLRLQEGPIFDKTVLKFRSYVCEPLRHGNLFLVGDAGHTVPPTGAKGLNLAFCDVRVLAPAIVEFFRTGDGTGLAGYSATALERVWKAQNFSYWATHLMHTQPGENPFNQKRRRGEFKAITGSERGAAYFAESYTGWPDDR; this is encoded by the coding sequence ATGAGCGCACAGCGCACCGTTCTCAGCACGCAGGTCGGCATCGTGGGCGGCGGCCCGGCCGGGCTGATGCTGGCCCACCTGCTCGGCCGCGCCGGCATCGACAGCATCGTGGTCGAGAAGCGCGACAAGGACACCATCCACGCCACCCACCGGGCGGGCATCCTCGAGGCGCCCACGGTGCGGATGCTGACCGACTCCGGCGTCGACGGGCGGGTGCTCACGGAGGGCCACGAGCACGAGGGCACCGTGCTGCGCTTCGAGGGGGAGAGCCACCGGATCGACTTCAAGGAGCTCGTCGGCGAGTCCGTGTGGCTCTACCCGCAGAACGAGGTGTTCCTGGACCTGGCCGACGCCCGGGAGCGCGACGGCGGCGACGTCCGCTGGTCCGTCACGGACACCGAGGTGGTCGACCTGACCACCGACCGGCCGGGCATCCGCTTCACCGACGCCGCGGGCGAGGACTTCGAGATCCGCTGCGAGATCCTCGTGGGCGCCGACGGCTCGCAGAGCATCTGCCGCCGCGCCATCCCGGAGCAGGAGCGCACCGACAACTTCATCGAGTACCCCTTCGCCTGGTTCGGCATCCTCGCCGAGGCCCCGCCGAGCGCCCCGGAGCTCATCTACTCGAACTCCGAGCACGGCTTCGCCCTCATCTCCCAGCGCAGCGGGACCGTCCAGCGGATGTACTTCCAGTGCGACCCGGAGGAGGACGTCGACGACTGGGGCGACGAGCGGATCTGGGCCGAGCTCCAGCGCCGGATCGAGGGTTCCGACGGGCTCCGGCTCCAGGAGGGCCCCATCTTCGACAAGACCGTGCTGAAGTTCCGCTCCTACGTCTGCGAGCCCCTGCGCCACGGCAACCTGTTCCTCGTCGGCGACGCAGGCCACACCGTCCCCCCGACCGGCGCCAAGGGCCTGAACCTCGCGTTCTGCGACGTCCGCGTGCTCGCCCCGGCGATCGTCGAGTTCTTCCGCACGGGCGACGGCACCGGGCTGGCCGGGTACTCGGCCACGGCGCTGGAGCGGGTGTGGAAGGCGCAGAACTTCTCCTACTGGGCCACCCACCTCATGCACACCCAGCCGGGGGAGAACCCCTTCAACCAGAAGCGCCGGCGCGGCGAGTTCAAGGCGATCACCGGCTCCGAGCGCGGCGCCGCCTACTTCGCGGAGTCCTACACCGGCTGGCCCGACGACCGCTGA
- the pcaH gene encoding protocatechuate 3,4-dioxygenase subunit beta — translation MTDQDQGPEESFVHLTPKGPDDAADTQADLDREMAGISADYSASGRTETQPRLDYAPYRSSILRHPTKDLHHADPETIELHAPAFGERDVHRLESDLTIQSGGEPIGERIKIRGRVLDGDGRPVRRQLVEIWQANAAGRYIHKRDQHPAPIDPNFTGVGRCLTGDDGSYEFVTIKPGPYPWKNHHNAWRPAHVHFSLFGTDFTQRMITQMYFPSDPLFALDPIFQSIVDPEARRRLVADYDHEASEHEWLLGYTWDIVLSGSNRTWTEGDSNV, via the coding sequence ATGACCGACCAGGACCAGGGGCCGGAGGAGTCCTTCGTGCACCTCACCCCGAAGGGCCCCGACGACGCGGCGGACACGCAGGCCGACCTCGACCGCGAGATGGCCGGCATCAGCGCCGACTACAGCGCGTCCGGCCGCACCGAGACGCAGCCGCGGCTGGACTACGCGCCCTACCGCAGCTCGATCCTGCGGCACCCCACCAAGGACCTGCACCACGCGGACCCGGAGACCATCGAGCTGCACGCGCCCGCCTTCGGCGAGCGGGACGTGCACCGGCTCGAGTCGGACCTGACCATCCAGTCGGGCGGGGAGCCCATCGGCGAGCGGATCAAGATCCGCGGCCGGGTCCTCGACGGCGACGGCCGGCCCGTGCGCCGCCAGCTCGTGGAGATCTGGCAGGCCAACGCGGCCGGGCGGTACATCCACAAGCGGGACCAGCACCCGGCTCCCATCGACCCGAACTTCACCGGCGTGGGGCGCTGCCTGACCGGCGACGACGGATCCTACGAGTTCGTCACCATCAAGCCCGGGCCGTACCCCTGGAAGAACCACCACAACGCCTGGCGGCCCGCGCACGTGCACTTCTCCCTGTTCGGCACGGACTTCACCCAGCGGATGATCACCCAGATGTACTTCCCCTCGGACCCGCTGTTCGCGCTGGACCCGATCTTCCAGTCGATCGTGGACCCCGAGGCCCGCCGCCGGCTCGTGGCCGACTACGACCACGAGGCGTCCGAGCACGAGTGGCTGCTCGGCTACACCTGGGACATCGTGCTCAGCGGCTCGAACCGCACCTGGACGGAAGGCGACTCCAATGTCTGA
- the pcaG gene encoding protocatechuate 3,4-dioxygenase subunit alpha — protein MSETPATPALPATPGQTIGPFFGYALPYDKGELLVPFGHPQAVRLHGTVTDGHGDLVPDAMLEIWQADGNGDVPTATGSLVRDGYTFTGFGRASVDNEGHYTFTTVDPGPTEPGKAPFITLTVFARGVTNRLFTRIYLPEDTEALANDPLLRSLPEDRRRTLVAEREADGSLRFDLRLQGEGETVFLTYPNLQA, from the coding sequence ATGTCTGAGACCCCCGCGACCCCCGCACTCCCGGCCACCCCCGGCCAGACCATCGGGCCGTTCTTCGGCTACGCGCTGCCCTACGACAAGGGCGAGCTGCTCGTCCCGTTCGGGCACCCGCAGGCGGTGCGCCTGCACGGCACGGTGACCGACGGCCACGGCGACCTCGTGCCGGACGCCATGCTCGAGATCTGGCAGGCCGACGGCAACGGCGACGTCCCCACCGCGACCGGCTCGCTCGTGCGCGACGGCTACACCTTCACCGGCTTCGGCCGCGCGTCCGTCGACAACGAGGGCCACTACACCTTCACCACCGTGGACCCGGGGCCGACCGAGCCCGGCAAGGCGCCGTTCATCACGCTGACCGTCTTCGCCCGGGGCGTGACGAACCGGCTGTTCACCCGCATCTACCTGCCGGAGGACACCGAGGCCCTCGCGAACGACCCGCTGCTGCGCTCCCTGCCCGAGGACCGCCGCCGCACCCTGGTCGCCGAGCGGGAGGCCGACGGCTCCCTGCGCTTCGACCTCCGGCTCCAGGGCGAGGGCGAGACCGTCTTCCTCACCTACCCGAACCTCCAGGCGTGA
- a CDS encoding lyase family protein, which yields MTDAGLLRPGAHRGDAHTDDTAVLQALLDVEAAWVAAQADAGLAPRAAAASARAAARAADYDAGDIARRAEGGGNPVIPLLADYRRRLGELDPGAVRFVHRGLTSQDVMDTAMMLLARRAAVPLAEQLSDTADALARLADAHRGTVQAARTLTQHALPTTFGLKAAGWLAGLQDLEADLAGLARLPVSCGGAAGTLAGSLALFPGAPDAAEQALELARRWADELGLSLPPHVWHATRRPVLRTGGTFAAVCAALGRIANDVLLLSRPELGELREPAVEGRGVSSAMPQKQNPVLSVLLKRTALTAPQLVAQLHVAAAQFVDERPDGAWHTEWPALRELARLAVAASSHAAELTAGLTVQSARMRANLDASGPAVLAERISAELAPLLPPAADGATGRQRVQEVVREHATDGPGMLDALVGLAAGTALADGTPVDRDVVAGLLDPAGYLGANDLLIDRVLAQHRRSANDRPSITRTSPGASA from the coding sequence ATGACCGACGCCGGGCTGCTCCGCCCCGGAGCCCACCGGGGTGACGCGCACACGGACGACACCGCGGTGCTCCAGGCGCTGCTCGACGTCGAGGCCGCCTGGGTCGCCGCGCAGGCGGACGCCGGGCTCGCCCCGCGCGCCGCCGCGGCGTCCGCGCGTGCGGCCGCCCGCGCCGCCGACTACGACGCCGGGGACATCGCCCGGCGCGCCGAGGGCGGCGGCAACCCCGTCATCCCGCTCCTCGCCGACTACCGGCGCCGGCTGGGGGAGCTCGATCCCGGCGCCGTGCGCTTCGTGCACCGCGGCCTGACCAGCCAGGACGTCATGGACACCGCCATGATGCTGCTGGCCCGGCGCGCCGCCGTCCCCCTCGCCGAGCAGCTGTCCGACACGGCAGACGCCCTGGCCCGGCTGGCGGACGCCCACCGCGGCACCGTCCAGGCCGCCCGCACCCTGACCCAGCACGCGCTGCCCACCACCTTCGGGCTCAAGGCCGCCGGCTGGCTGGCCGGGCTGCAGGACCTCGAGGCGGACCTCGCCGGGCTCGCCCGGCTCCCGGTGTCCTGCGGCGGCGCCGCCGGCACCCTCGCCGGCAGCCTCGCGCTCTTCCCGGGCGCCCCCGACGCCGCCGAGCAGGCCCTCGAGCTCGCCCGCCGCTGGGCCGACGAGCTCGGCCTGAGCCTGCCGCCGCACGTGTGGCACGCCACCAGGCGGCCGGTGCTGCGCACCGGCGGGACCTTCGCGGCGGTCTGCGCGGCCCTCGGCCGGATCGCCAACGACGTCCTGCTGCTCTCCCGCCCCGAGCTCGGCGAGCTGCGGGAACCGGCCGTCGAAGGGCGCGGCGTGTCCTCGGCGATGCCGCAGAAGCAGAACCCGGTGCTGTCCGTGCTGCTCAAGCGCACCGCCCTGACGGCGCCGCAGCTCGTGGCCCAGCTCCACGTCGCCGCCGCCCAGTTCGTCGACGAGCGCCCCGACGGCGCCTGGCACACGGAGTGGCCGGCACTGCGGGAGCTCGCCCGGCTCGCCGTCGCGGCGTCGTCGCACGCGGCCGAGCTCACGGCCGGGCTCACCGTGCAGAGCGCCCGGATGCGGGCCAACCTGGACGCGTCGGGTCCCGCCGTGCTCGCCGAGCGGATCAGCGCGGAGCTCGCGCCCCTGCTGCCGCCCGCCGCCGACGGCGCCACGGGGCGGCAGCGGGTGCAGGAGGTCGTGCGCGAGCACGCGACCGACGGACCGGGCATGCTCGACGCCCTCGTGGGCCTCGCCGCCGGCACCGCCCTGGCCGACGGCACCCCCGTGGACCGGGACGTCGTGGCCGGGCTGCTCGACCCCGCCGGGTACCTCGGGGCCAACGACCTGCTGATCGACCGCGTGCTCGCGCAGCACCGCCGGTCCGCGAACGACCGTCCGTCCATCACCCGGACCAGCCCAGGAGCATCCGCATGA
- a CDS encoding alpha/beta fold hydrolase, translating to MTVPVLTLVEFSTRRAPSPRAPLLVLGPGLGTSAASLWSAAAHLLEADLRVVGWDLPGHGGSAPADEPFGTAELARGVLDAVDRYQEAAGLETGGPFYYAGTSLGGCVGLQLLLDAPHRPAAAVLVGTAARVGEPAAWSERARLVAAAGTPTQIVGSAQRWFAPGFIERDAVTTTGLLHALQDADRFSYARACEALAGFDATGRLGAVDVPVLAVVGAQDAARPPDAVAELAGATGGRLVVVEGAGHLVPAEAPQDVARLLDEHIGAHPPHHEGARA from the coding sequence ATGACCGTCCCCGTCCTCACCCTCGTCGAGTTCTCGACCCGCCGGGCCCCGTCGCCGCGGGCGCCCCTGCTGGTGCTGGGCCCGGGGCTCGGCACCTCCGCCGCCTCGCTGTGGTCCGCCGCGGCGCACCTGCTGGAGGCCGACCTGCGCGTGGTCGGCTGGGACCTCCCCGGCCACGGCGGCTCCGCGCCCGCCGACGAGCCGTTCGGCACCGCCGAGCTGGCCCGGGGCGTGCTCGACGCCGTGGACCGGTACCAGGAGGCCGCCGGCCTCGAAACCGGAGGTCCGTTCTACTACGCGGGCACCTCCCTCGGCGGCTGCGTCGGCCTCCAGCTGCTGCTCGACGCGCCGCACCGGCCGGCGGCGGCCGTGCTGGTGGGCACCGCCGCCCGGGTGGGGGAGCCCGCTGCGTGGTCCGAGCGCGCCCGGCTCGTGGCCGCCGCCGGCACCCCCACCCAGATCGTCGGCTCCGCGCAGCGGTGGTTCGCCCCGGGCTTCATCGAGCGGGACGCGGTCACGACCACCGGGCTGCTGCACGCCCTCCAGGACGCGGACCGGTTCTCCTACGCCCGGGCCTGCGAGGCCCTCGCCGGCTTCGACGCGACCGGGCGCCTCGGCGCCGTCGACGTCCCCGTGCTCGCCGTGGTCGGCGCGCAGGACGCCGCCAGGCCGCCCGACGCCGTGGCGGAGCTGGCCGGGGCGACCGGCGGCCGCCTCGTGGTCGTCGAGGGCGCGGGCCACCTCGTGCCCGCCGAGGCCCCGCAGGACGTGGCACGCCTGCTGGACGAGCACATCGGCGCCCACCCACCCCACCACGAAGGAGCACGAGCATGA
- the pcaC gene encoding 4-carboxymuconolactone decarboxylase, whose protein sequence is MSGNPRRTEQEAHADGMAVRREVLSDAHVDRAEAGKDAFTAEFQDFISRYAWGEIWTRPGLDRRMRSAVTLTALIAAGHWEEFEMHVRAALRNGLERDEIKEILLQSAIYLSVPSANNAFKHAKQVLDALDALDAEDSAAPPAP, encoded by the coding sequence ATGAGCGGCAACCCCCGGCGCACCGAGCAGGAGGCCCACGCGGACGGCATGGCCGTGCGCCGCGAGGTGCTCTCCGACGCCCACGTGGACCGCGCCGAGGCCGGCAAGGACGCCTTCACCGCCGAGTTCCAGGACTTCATCTCCCGCTACGCGTGGGGCGAGATCTGGACCCGGCCGGGACTGGACCGGCGGATGCGCAGCGCCGTGACCCTGACCGCGCTGATCGCCGCCGGGCACTGGGAGGAGTTCGAGATGCACGTGCGCGCCGCCCTGCGCAACGGCCTGGAGCGGGACGAGATCAAGGAGATCCTGCTCCAGTCGGCGATCTACCTCTCCGTGCCCTCCGCCAACAACGCCTTCAAGCACGCCAAGCAGGTCCTCGACGCCCTCGACGCCCTCGACGCCGAGGACTCCGCGGCGCCCCCGGCCCCCTGA
- a CDS encoding thiolase family protein yields the protein MTEAYIYDAVRTPFGRFGGALAGVRPDDLAALVIGEQVRRASALDPAAIDEVILGNANGAGEENRNVARMGTLLAGLPVELPGTTVNRLCGSSLDAAIIASRQINAGEADLMLVGGVESMSRAPWVLPKTEKPYPAGDLTLASTTLGWRLVNPAMNPEWTVSLGEATEQLAERHGITRERMDEFAFRSHQLTQQAWDEGFYDDLTVPVPGTELTRDESVRASSTVEKLGGLKTVFRPADQGGTVTAGNASPLNDGASAALLGSEKAAELTGLQPLARIAGRAAAANEPQFFGFAPVEAANLALRRAGITWEDVAAVELNEAFAAQSLACVDAWGIDPAIVNRHGGAIAIGHPLGASGTRILGTLAKSLQASGARWGVAAICIGVGQGLAVVLENQNA from the coding sequence ATGACCGAGGCCTACATCTACGACGCCGTGCGGACCCCCTTCGGCCGCTTCGGCGGCGCCCTGGCGGGCGTGCGCCCCGACGACCTGGCCGCCCTGGTGATCGGCGAGCAGGTCCGGCGCGCGTCCGCGCTGGACCCCGCCGCGATCGACGAGGTGATCCTCGGCAACGCCAACGGCGCCGGCGAGGAGAACCGCAACGTCGCCCGCATGGGCACGCTGCTGGCCGGCCTGCCCGTCGAGCTCCCCGGCACCACCGTCAACCGCCTGTGCGGGTCGTCCCTGGACGCCGCGATCATCGCGTCCCGGCAGATCAACGCGGGCGAGGCCGACCTGATGCTCGTCGGCGGCGTCGAGTCCATGAGCCGTGCCCCCTGGGTGCTCCCGAAGACGGAGAAGCCCTACCCGGCCGGCGACCTGACCCTCGCCTCCACCACGCTGGGCTGGCGCCTCGTGAACCCGGCGATGAACCCGGAGTGGACCGTGTCCCTGGGCGAGGCCACCGAGCAGCTCGCCGAGCGCCACGGCATCACCCGCGAGCGGATGGACGAGTTCGCGTTCCGCTCCCACCAGCTCACCCAGCAGGCGTGGGACGAGGGCTTCTACGACGACCTCACCGTCCCGGTCCCCGGCACCGAGCTGACCCGGGACGAGTCCGTCCGTGCGTCCTCGACGGTCGAGAAGCTGGGCGGGCTCAAGACCGTCTTCCGCCCCGCGGACCAGGGCGGCACCGTCACCGCCGGCAACGCCTCGCCCCTCAACGACGGCGCCTCCGCGGCGCTGCTGGGCTCCGAGAAGGCAGCCGAGCTGACCGGTCTGCAGCCCCTCGCCCGCATCGCCGGGCGGGCCGCCGCGGCCAACGAGCCGCAGTTCTTCGGCTTCGCCCCGGTCGAGGCCGCGAACCTGGCGCTGCGCCGCGCCGGGATCACGTGGGAGGACGTCGCCGCCGTCGAGCTCAACGAGGCCTTCGCGGCCCAGTCCCTCGCCTGCGTCGACGCGTGGGGGATCGACCCCGCGATCGTCAACCGGCACGGCGGCGCCATCGCCATCGGCCACCCCCTCGGGGCGTCGGGCACCCGCATCCTCGGCACGCTCGCGAAGTCCCTGCAGGCCTCCGGGGCCCGCTGGGGCGTGGCGGCCATCTGCATCGGCGTGGGCCAGGGCCTCGCCGTCGTGCTCGAGAACCAGAACGCCTGA
- a CDS encoding 3-oxoacid CoA-transferase subunit A — MLNIAESCAQAVAPIHDGAVVMIGGFGVAGQPVELIDALIEHGATDLTVVNNNAGNGDVGLARLIQLGRVRRIICSFPRQSDSWHFDEKYRAGQIELEVVPQGNLAERIRAAGAGIGGFFTPTGYGTLLAEGKEVREIDGRHYVLEHPIKADFSLTKAHVADRAGNLVYRKTARNFGPIMAAAAATSIVQVAELVERGGLDPEAVVTPGIYVDTVVRIDAPAQTDPREDI; from the coding sequence ATGCTGAACATCGCAGAGAGCTGCGCGCAGGCCGTGGCCCCGATCCACGACGGCGCCGTCGTCATGATCGGCGGCTTCGGCGTGGCCGGCCAGCCCGTCGAGCTGATCGACGCGCTCATCGAGCACGGGGCCACCGACCTGACGGTCGTGAACAACAACGCCGGCAACGGCGACGTGGGCCTGGCCCGGCTGATCCAGCTCGGCCGCGTGCGGAGGATCATCTGCTCCTTCCCGCGCCAGTCCGACTCCTGGCACTTCGACGAGAAGTACCGCGCCGGGCAGATCGAGCTCGAGGTCGTCCCCCAGGGCAACCTCGCCGAGCGGATCCGCGCCGCCGGCGCCGGCATCGGGGGGTTCTTCACCCCCACCGGCTACGGCACCCTGCTCGCGGAGGGCAAGGAGGTCCGTGAGATCGACGGCCGCCACTACGTGCTCGAGCACCCCATCAAGGCCGACTTCTCGCTGACCAAGGCGCACGTCGCCGACCGGGCCGGCAACCTCGTCTACCGCAAGACGGCCCGCAACTTCGGCCCGATCATGGCCGCCGCCGCCGCCACCTCCATCGTGCAGGTCGCGGAGCTCGTGGAGCGCGGCGGGCTGGACCCCGAGGCCGTCGTGACCCCCGGCATCTACGTGGACACCGTCGTGCGGATCGACGCACCCGCCCAGACCGACCCCCGAGAGGACATCTGA
- a CDS encoding 3-oxoacid CoA-transferase subunit B, whose protein sequence is MSENTVDTVPRTSETPLAPEELARVVARDIPAGSYVNLGIGQPTLVSNYLSAEDDVTLHTENGMLGMGPEAHGDEVDADLINAGKIPVVETPGCSYFHHADSFAMMRGGHLDYCVLGAFQVDRTGNLANWHTGSPDAIPAVGGAMDLATGAKMTFVMMSLLTKKGRSKLVEQCTMPLTGVGCVSRIYTDQAVFLLEEDGVTVRETFGTSFEELQQIVDVPLRPAR, encoded by the coding sequence ATGAGCGAGAACACCGTGGACACCGTGCCCAGGACCTCCGAGACGCCCCTCGCCCCGGAGGAGCTGGCCCGCGTGGTGGCCCGCGACATCCCCGCCGGCTCCTACGTCAACCTCGGCATCGGCCAGCCCACCCTGGTCTCCAACTACCTGAGCGCCGAGGACGACGTCACCCTGCACACCGAGAACGGGATGCTCGGCATGGGCCCCGAGGCCCACGGCGACGAGGTCGACGCCGACCTCATCAACGCCGGCAAGATCCCCGTGGTCGAGACGCCGGGCTGCTCCTACTTCCACCACGCGGACTCCTTCGCCATGATGCGCGGCGGGCACCTGGACTACTGCGTGCTCGGCGCCTTCCAGGTGGACCGGACGGGCAACCTCGCCAACTGGCACACCGGCAGCCCGGACGCGATCCCCGCCGTGGGCGGGGCCATGGACCTGGCCACGGGTGCGAAGATGACCTTCGTGATGATGTCCCTGCTGACCAAGAAGGGCCGGTCCAAGCTCGTGGAGCAGTGCACCATGCCGCTCACCGGCGTCGGCTGCGTCTCCCGGATCTACACCGACCAGGCCGTGTTCCTCCTCGAGGAGGACGGCGTGACGGTGCGCGAGACCTTCGGCACGAGCTTCGAGGAGCTCCAGCAGATCGTCGACGTCCCGCTGCGGCCCGCCCGCTGA
- a CDS encoding IclR family transcriptional regulator → MTEQDPTVPAGERGTPGQFVQSLARGLGVITAFDARHPRMTLSDVARRTGLTRATARRFLLTLEELGYVRTDGRLFELTPVVLQLGYSYLSSQPLPALAAPHLETLSAQVEESTSASVLDGADIVYVARVSTHRIMTVAIAVGTRFPAHATSMGRVLLAGLDPEELDEYFRTARIERLTEHTLTDRAALEADLRRVRAQGWALVDQELEVGLRSVAAPVTDGTGRVVAAVNVSMRVGMPGASAGDPVDDVVPPLLECARRISADLAATGR, encoded by the coding sequence ATGACCGAGCAGGACCCGACCGTCCCGGCGGGGGAGCGGGGCACCCCCGGACAGTTCGTGCAGTCCCTGGCGCGCGGGCTCGGCGTGATCACGGCCTTCGACGCCCGGCACCCCCGGATGACCCTCAGCGACGTGGCCCGGCGCACCGGGCTGACCCGCGCCACCGCGCGCCGGTTCCTGCTCACGCTCGAGGAGCTGGGCTACGTCCGGACCGACGGGCGGCTCTTCGAGCTCACCCCCGTGGTCCTCCAGCTCGGCTACTCCTACCTCTCCTCGCAGCCGCTGCCCGCCCTGGCCGCCCCGCACCTCGAGACCCTCTCGGCGCAGGTCGAGGAGTCCACGTCCGCCTCGGTGCTGGACGGCGCCGACATCGTCTACGTCGCCCGCGTCTCCACGCACCGGATCATGACCGTGGCGATCGCCGTGGGCACCCGGTTCCCCGCCCACGCCACGTCCATGGGCCGGGTGCTGCTGGCCGGGCTGGACCCGGAGGAGCTCGACGAGTACTTCCGCACGGCGCGGATCGAGCGCCTGACCGAGCACACCCTCACCGACCGCGCGGCCCTCGAGGCCGACCTGCGCCGGGTCCGCGCCCAGGGCTGGGCGCTCGTCGACCAGGAGCTCGAGGTCGGGCTGCGCTCGGTCGCCGCCCCCGTCACCGACGGCACCGGGCGCGTGGTCGCGGCCGTGAACGTCTCCATGCGCGTGGGGATGCCCGGCGCCAGCGCCGGTGACCCCGTGGACGACGTCGTGCCGCCCCTGCTCGAGTGCGCCCGGAGGATCTCCGCCGACCTCGCCGCGACCGGGCGCTGA
- the rpsL gene encoding 30S ribosomal protein S12, whose product MPTIQQLVRKGRTPKVVKTKAPALKGSPMKRGVCTRVYTTTPKKPNSALRKVARVKLNGGVEVTAYIPGEGHNLQEHSIVLVRGGRVKDLPGVRYKIVRGALDTQGVKGRQQARSRYGAKKEKK is encoded by the coding sequence GTGCCTACAATCCAGCAGCTGGTCCGCAAGGGCCGGACCCCGAAGGTCGTCAAGACCAAGGCGCCCGCACTCAAGGGCAGCCCCATGAAGCGCGGCGTGTGCACCCGCGTCTACACCACCACCCCCAAGAAGCCGAACTCCGCGCTGCGCAAGGTCGCCCGCGTGAAGCTCAACGGCGGCGTGGAGGTCACGGCCTACATCCCCGGTGAGGGCCACAACCTGCAGGAGCACTCCATCGTGCTCGTCCGCGGCGGTCGCGTGAAGGACCTCCCCGGTGTCCGCTACAAGATCGTCCGCGGCGCGCTCGACACCCAGGGTGTCAAGGGCCGCCAGCAGGCCCGTTCCCGTTACGGCGCCAAGAAGGAGAAGAAGTAA
- the rpsG gene encoding 30S ribosomal protein S7, translating to MPRKGPAPKRPLVVDPVYSSPVVTQLINKVLQDGKKSTAERIVYGALEGVRAKSGADPVATLKKALENVKPALEVKSRRVGGATYQVPVEVKPGRAQALSLRWLVGYSKIRRENTMTERLQNEILDASNGLGAAVKRREDTHKMAESNKAFAHYRW from the coding sequence ATGCCTCGTAAGGGTCCCGCTCCCAAGCGCCCGCTCGTCGTCGACCCGGTCTACAGCTCCCCGGTCGTCACGCAGCTGATCAACAAGGTCCTCCAGGACGGCAAGAAGTCCACCGCCGAGCGCATCGTCTACGGTGCCCTCGAGGGTGTCCGCGCCAAGTCCGGTGCCGACCCCGTCGCCACCCTCAAGAAGGCCCTGGAGAACGTCAAGCCGGCCCTCGAGGTGAAGTCCCGCCGCGTCGGCGGCGCCACCTACCAGGTGCCCGTCGAGGTCAAGCCGGGCCGCGCCCAGGCGCTGTCCCTGCGCTGGCTCGTCGGCTACTCGAAGATCCGCCGTGAGAACACCATGACCGAGCGTCTGCAGAACGAGATCCTGGACGCGTCCAACGGTCTCGGTGCCGCCGTGAAGCGCCGGGAGGACACCCACAAGATGGCGGAGTCCAACAAGGCCTTCGCCCACTACCGCTGGTAG